Proteins from a single region of Paenibacillus sp. BIHB 4019:
- a CDS encoding heme-degrading domain-containing protein translates to MNIEMIAKQERLLQFDTFSHDMGIEIGLLLLNKARSEGKSIAVDISKCGQQIFHAALEGTTVDNDEWLRKKKNTVYRLNQSTLGIQLKLKEQGVTLEEALHLSPVDYVAAGGGFPIVVRGVGFIGAIAVTGTSDVDEHERITSCLSAYLGIS, encoded by the coding sequence ATGAATATTGAGATGATTGCCAAACAAGAAAGGTTATTGCAATTTGATACGTTTAGTCATGACATGGGAATAGAAATTGGTTTATTGCTGCTAAACAAAGCCAGAAGTGAAGGAAAGTCTATTGCAGTAGATATTTCTAAATGCGGACAACAAATCTTCCACGCTGCATTGGAAGGGACGACCGTAGACAACGATGAATGGCTTCGGAAGAAGAAAAATACGGTTTATAGGCTCAATCAAAGCACATTGGGCATTCAATTGAAGCTGAAGGAGCAAGGTGTGACACTGGAGGAGGCTCTCCATTTAAGCCCTGTTGATTATGTAGCAGCAGGAGGCGGATTCCCAATCGTAGTAAGGGGAGTTGGCTTTATTGGGGCCATTGCGGTTACGGGCACCTCGGACGTTGATGAACATGAGCGTATCACAAGTTGTTTGAGCGCTTATTTGGGTATAAGCTGA